The sequence GAAGATTGACAAAAGCTTTGCTGCCGGACATTATAACTTGGGGATGACCTTTAAGGCTTTAGGTTTATTTACAGATGCGATCGCTTCTTACCAGCAAGCCATCAAGTTAAAACCTGACTATGCACAAGCTTATCAAAATTTAGGCGTGGTACAGTTAAAAGTTGGCAATGTCCAAGCTAGCGTCACAGCTTTTAAAAATGCGATCGCCCTTCACGAGCAGCATCACCCAGCAGAAGCTGAGAGATTACGTCAAGGTTTGCGAGAGATGGGGTTAATTTAGATATTTTTGAGATTTCATCAGCTGGAGTTGAGCAAATTTAGACAACCGTTTTTCCCTCAGTAACAGACCAAGATAGACCGCAGCGAGATCGAATGCCTTCCGGCTGGAGGTTAAGATTGAGGGAGAGCATATTGATCAACAAATGGCAAAGCAGGAACATCCACTCACGGGAGAAGCGCTTCTTAAAGAAGTGTGTCGGCGGATTCGGGTGGCACGGAGCTACTGGGATGCTCATAATAATGCTGCCTGTCGGGGAGAGCGAGAACGCGCCTTAGCCCTTTACAATACGCTAACGAAGGAACAGAAAGATCAGATTCCCCAGCAACTGCGGATATGGCTGCGCTACCGCAGTGAAAAATACTTTGGGGCACACCGCACGCCACCAAAATCGAAACGAAAGTCGAAATAGCACTGGCGAGAGTGTTTTTTCAATGTTTACCAACCCAAAAAGTATTTCTGTAAATTGGCAAAAGGGAACCCAAAAACTTGTCCTTCTGCTCAAAGCTGGCAATGAAAAGATTGGAAACACCCGTTGATATCGACGCTCAATGGTTAAGCCGCGATTCTATGATCGTCGCGCCTGAACTGATTGGCTGTACCTTAGTGCGGCACATGCCAGATCAGACAATCCTGCGTGGCTTGATTGTGGAGACTGAAGCCTACGGCCCAGGTGATCCAGCAATGCACGCTTACCGCCGCCCCACTGCCCGCAATCGGGTGATGTTTGGCCCAGCAGGCGTAGCATACGTTTATTTGATTTATGGCACTTACCATTGCTTCAATGTCATCACCGATCAGCCTGAAATTCCCAGTGCTGTGCTGATTCGTGCACTTCAGTTAGACACCGCTCCTGTCTGGATCGAGCCGCAACAGAAACTTCAGCGAGTGGCTGCAGGACCGGGAAAACTGT is a genomic window of Fortiea contorta PCC 7126 containing:
- a CDS encoding DNA-3-methyladenine glycosylase, giving the protein MKRLETPVDIDAQWLSRDSMIVAPELIGCTLVRHMPDQTILRGLIVETEAYGPGDPAMHAYRRPTARNRVMFGPAGVAYVYLIYGTYHCFNVITDQPEIPSAVLIRALQLDTAPVWIEPQQKLQRVAAGPGKLCQAFKIDRTLSATPLQPGQALWLEHRHSQFQQQLSDGNLSLIQTTRIGLTQGVDLPWRWYLSGCPAVSRKG
- a CDS encoding Precorrin-3B methylase; the protein is MARSYWDAHNNAACRGERERALALYNTLTKEQKDQIPQQLRIWLRYRSEKYFGAHRTPPKSKRKSK